Proteins from a single region of Phaseolus vulgaris cultivar G19833 unplaced genomic scaffold, P. vulgaris v2.0 scaffold_93, whole genome shotgun sequence:
- the LOC137817500 gene encoding uncharacterized protein: MSVEDFEDHSPDVDITFTKEDLRDVVPHDNDPIVISLVTAGRMVHRVLVDQGSSADVMFWPTFEKLQLSPDQLRPYGGCLYGFAGDQVEANSQQDRSCAFNKAHEGQVITIRSDQKKAKKCYENSLKNKRSVCHVTTTSPLGVEPEQGNRRVVDTALEVAAEGDVAMEDVEARSESAARVEEEKNCPETARESGQANPPEKEKVQRRKETGNQGRDAENPCSRPIREIQYPEWLANVVLVKKSSGK, translated from the exons atgtcagtggaggattttgaggatcactcacccgacgtggacattacattcaccaaAGAAGACcttagggatgttgtgcctcatgacaatgaccctattgtaatctcgcttgttacggcgggaaggatggtCCATCGGGTGCTGgtcgatcaaggaagctcggcagatgtgatgttttggccgactttcgaaaagttacagttatcccctgaccagctgaggccatatgggggctgtTTATACGGTTTTGCCggtgatcaggtggag gccaataGTCAACAGgacaggagctgtgccttcaacaaggcacatgaaggtcaagttatcaCCATCCGTTCTGACCAAAAGAAGGCGAagaagtgttatgaaaacagcctcaagaacaagagatcgGTATGCCATGTAACCACAACGTCACCCCTTGGTGTGGAGCCTGAGCAGGGAAATCGGCGAGTTGTGGATACGGcgttggaggtggccgccgagGGCGATGTGGCAATGGAGGATGTCGAGGCGAGGTCCGAGAGCGCCGCTCGGGTGGAGGAAGAGAAAAACTGCCCGGAGACCGCCCGGGAGTCAG GTCAGGCCAatccgccagagaaggagaaagttcaacgaagaaaagAGACAGGCAATCAAGGACGAGACGCAGAAAATCCTTGCAGCAGGCctatcagggagatcc